The genomic stretch GAAAGAACTCCTTCTCCAGTCCGATGACGTTGCGGTTCAGGGCGTCTGTGACGGTGGCCCGCACCAAGACCATGTCGTTGCGGACGCTGATGACGGGGGGTCGGCGAATGTCTTCGTCGCCTCCGCCGGGCTGGAAGGCCATGCCGTTAATTGTTGCAATAACGACAGTTACAATGAGTACCACAAGGTGGGTGAAATCACGCATTGTAATTTAGAAGTATAGCGCAGATGAGGGGGAATTGGAAGCGATCTTTTTGTACAAGACCCGAAGGAGCGGGACCCGCTTGGGAGCCGGACCCGGCTCCCGCCCTTTCTTGACGCTCATGAGGGCGTGTGATACTACGGAAATCGGAAGCAAACAGAGACGATTTTTGGCTCATTTCACATAACGCATCGAGGGAGAAAAGAGATTATGTCCTGGAACAGTCTTGAAGAAGTCGCTCAAGCCATGGTGGCGCCCGGAAAGGGAATCCTGGCAGCCGACGAGAGCACCGGCACCATCAAGAAGCGCTTTGATTCCATCAATACCGAGTCGACCGAAGAGAACCGGCGGTCTTACCGCGAAATGCTCATCACCACCCCCGAGATGGAGGACTACATCTCGGGCGTGATCATGTTTGATGAAACGGTCCGCCAGTCGACCAAGGAGGGCAAGCGGTTCGTCGACGAGCTGACCGGGAAGGGCGTCATTCCCGGCATCAAGGTCGACAAGGGAGCCAAGGATTTGCCCTTCGCGCCCGGCGAGAAGGTCACCGAAGGGCTGGACGGACTGCGCGCGCGGGTGAAGGAATATCGCGAGATGGGACTGCGTTTCGCCAAGTGGCGGGCCGTCATTACCATCGGCGACGGCATTCCCAGCGACTACTGCATTCGCGCCAACGCCCACGCTCTGGCCCGCTACGCGGCTCTTTGCGTGGAAGGCGGACTGGTCCCCATCGTCGAGCCCGAGGTTCTCATGGACGGCTCCCATACCATCGAACGCTGCTCCGAAGTCACCCATCGGACGCTCTACGCCACCTTCCAGGAGCTGGCCCTCCACCGGGTGCCTTTCGAGCAGATCCTGCTCAAGCCCAACATGGTGCTCAGCGGCAGCGACTGCAGCGTCCAGGCTGGGGTGGATGCCGTGGCCAAAGCCACCGTGGAGTGCTTTCTGCGCACCGTCCCGGCGGCCCTGCCAGGCGTCGTATTCCTCTCCGGCGGACAGAGCGACGAACTGGCCACCCAGCACCTCAATGCCATGAACCGCATCTACAAGGGAAGGTTGCCCTGGAAACTGAGCTTCTCTTACGGCCGCGCCCTGCAGGCTCCGGCGCTGCAAGCCTGGAACGGCAAGGCTTCTAACCTGGAAGCCGGCAAGAGGGCGTTCCAACACCGCGCCAGGCTCAACGGCGCCGCCACCCTGGGCCAGTACAGCGAGGACATGGAGGAGACCGCGGCGGCCTGATGCCACGTGTATTCGTCACCTGCGACATCGGGCAGGAATCCCTGCAGAAGCTGCGCCGCAACGGCTGTCAGGTCGAGGTGCACGAGGGCGACGGCCCGCCTTCCGTCTCCGAGCTGGAGCGGGCGGCGGGCTCGGGAGCGGAAGCCCTTATCAGCACCGTGGTCGACCCGGTCGCCGAGAGCGTGCTGGAGGCGGGCAAGGGCACGCTCAAAGTCGTGGCCCAATACGGCGTGGGCTACGACAACATCGACGTAGAAGCCGCCTCGCGCCTGGGCATCCCCGTCACCAACACTCCCGACGTCCTCACCGACGCCACCGCCGAGTTCGCCTTCTTCATGCTGGGCGACCTGGCCCGAAAGCTCTACAACAGCGAACGTTTGGTGCGCGAAAACCGCTGGACCCGCTGGCACTCCACCCAGCCCTTCCTGGGCGTGGAGGTGACGGGCAAGACGGTGGGCATCATCGGGCTGGGACGCATCGGCAAGGCCTTCGCCCGCAAGTGGCTGGGGTGGGGCGTCGACATCCTGGCCCACACCCGCACTCCCGACGAGGATTTCGGACAGGCCATGAGCGAGGCCATGCAAAACCTCTTCCAAAGCGGACTCAGCCCCCGCCGAGGCAGCTTTCAGCACGCCGCTGAAGAAGTCGTCCTGAGTCAGAGCGATTTCCTCAGCCTGCACGTGCCGCTGACACCCGAAACCCGCGGCCTTATCGACTCGGCCGCCTTGCGCTCGATGCAGTCCTCGGCCCTGCTGGTCAACACCACACGCGGACCGGT from Acidobacteriota bacterium encodes the following:
- a CDS encoding class I fructose-bisphosphate aldolase, which encodes MSWNSLEEVAQAMVAPGKGILAADESTGTIKKRFDSINTESTEENRRSYREMLITTPEMEDYISGVIMFDETVRQSTKEGKRFVDELTGKGVIPGIKVDKGAKDLPFAPGEKVTEGLDGLRARVKEYREMGLRFAKWRAVITIGDGIPSDYCIRANAHALARYAALCVEGGLVPIVEPEVLMDGSHTIERCSEVTHRTLYATFQELALHRVPFEQILLKPNMVLSGSDCSVQAGVDAVAKATVECFLRTVPAALPGVVFLSGGQSDELATQHLNAMNRIYKGRLPWKLSFSYGRALQAPALQAWNGKASNLEAGKRAFQHRARLNGAATLGQYSEDMEETAAA
- a CDS encoding D-glycerate dehydrogenase — encoded protein: MPRVFVTCDIGQESLQKLRRNGCQVEVHEGDGPPSVSELERAAGSGAEALISTVVDPVAESVLEAGKGTLKVVAQYGVGYDNIDVEAASRLGIPVTNTPDVLTDATAEFAFFMLGDLARKLYNSERLVRENRWTRWHSTQPFLGVEVTGKTVGIIGLGRIGKAFARKWLGWGVDILAHTRTPDEDFGQAMSEAMQNLFQSGLSPRRGSFQHAAEEVVLSQSDFLSLHVPLTPETRGLIDSAALRSMQSSALLVNTTRGPVIDEEDLVEALKEGQIAGAALDVYHQEPLPQDSPLRDPLLEDRLRLYHHFGSGTRETRLSPDPEVGMAGRAVYCALRILAGDDPASIPYLVNRAAFE